A stretch of bacterium DNA encodes these proteins:
- a CDS encoding ABC transporter substrate-binding protein: MKHDEKDGHVHTASCWGGHETDGNAPSTEDQMDRFVEKSVVNAVVGGDMNRRKFTQLLGSSALLAMVSQLFPLEDAKAMAKEGGPVEKPDLSIGFIPITCATPIIMAEPMGFYERHGLNAKVRKAAGWAMVRDWSINKDVDAAHMLSPMPLSISLGAGSKQVPYYMPAVENINGQAITLANKHKGVKGPQDMKGFRFCVPFEYSMHNYLLRYYLAEGGIHPDKDVQIRVVPPPEMVANLKAGNVDGYLAPDPFNQRAVYENAGFIFKLSKEIWDGHPCCAFAISKEFANENPNTFLALFRSIVDATGFASDKSNRKDIAKAISPKNYLNQPVTVLEQVLTGRFADGLGGIRNVPDRIDFDPFPWHSMAIWILTQMKRWKHVDKDFDYQAVAEEVYLATQCKEISEELGYATYGTTYETHEIMGKTFDPQKPEEYVASFPINNLS, from the coding sequence ATGAAGCACGACGAGAAAGACGGCCACGTCCACACTGCATCCTGCTGGGGAGGACACGAGACCGACGGCAATGCTCCGAGCACCGAAGACCAGATGGATCGCTTCGTCGAGAAGAGCGTGGTCAACGCCGTCGTCGGCGGCGACATGAATCGCCGGAAGTTCACTCAGCTCCTGGGCAGCAGCGCCCTTCTCGCGATGGTCAGCCAGCTCTTTCCGCTCGAAGACGCCAAGGCGATGGCCAAGGAAGGCGGCCCGGTCGAGAAGCCCGATCTATCGATCGGCTTCATTCCCATCACGTGTGCCACGCCGATCATCATGGCCGAGCCCATGGGCTTCTACGAGCGACACGGCCTCAACGCGAAGGTCCGCAAGGCCGCGGGTTGGGCGATGGTGCGCGACTGGTCGATCAACAAGGACGTCGACGCGGCGCACATGCTGAGTCCGATGCCCCTCTCGATCTCGCTCGGCGCCGGATCGAAGCAGGTTCCCTACTACATGCCCGCCGTCGAGAACATCAACGGCCAGGCAATCACGCTCGCCAACAAGCACAAGGGCGTGAAGGGCCCGCAGGACATGAAGGGCTTCCGCTTCTGTGTGCCCTTCGAGTACTCCATGCACAACTACCTGCTCCGCTACTACCTGGCGGAGGGCGGGATTCATCCGGACAAGGACGTGCAGATCCGCGTGGTTCCGCCGCCGGAGATGGTGGCGAACCTCAAGGCGGGCAACGTCGACGGCTACCTGGCGCCGGATCCCTTCAACCAGCGTGCGGTCTACGAGAACGCCGGGTTCATCTTCAAGCTCTCGAAGGAGATCTGGGACGGTCACCCGTGCTGTGCCTTCGCGATTTCGAAGGAGTTCGCGAACGAGAACCCCAATACGTTCCTCGCGCTCTTCCGGTCGATCGTCGACGCGACGGGCTTTGCGTCCGACAAGAGCAACCGGAAGGACATCGCCAAGGCGATCTCGCCCAAGAACTACTTGAACCAGCCGGTGACGGTCCTCGAGCAGGTCCTGACCGGGCGGTTCGCGGACGGGCTCGGCGGGATCCGGAACGTGCCGGATCGGATCGACTTCGATCCATTCCCGTGGCATTCGATGGCGATCTGGATCCTCACCCAGATGAAGCGCTGGAAGCACGTCGACAAGGACTTCGACTACCAGGCCGTCGCCGAGGAGGTCTATCTCGCGACTCAGTGCAAGGAGATCTCCGAAGAGCTCGGCTACGCGACCTACGGGACGACGTACGAGACGCACGAGATCATGGGTAAGACCTTCGACCCGCAGAAGCCCGAGGAATACGTCGCGAGCTTCCCGATCAACAACCTCAGCTAG